A portion of the Mycobacterium paraseoulense genome contains these proteins:
- a CDS encoding nitrate/nitrite transporter, which produces MARNHRISDWNPEDTVAWESGNKRIARRNLLWIIACDHIAFGVWTLFPVMALFMPQDAYGFSAADKFLLGATSTLVAACLRIPYSLGIATFGGRNWTVFSVLVLLVPTAGTIWLLAHPGLPLWPYLVCAALTGMGGANYAASMTNTNFFYPHRRKGFALGFNAGAGNLGVPMIQLVGLLVIATAGHRQPYWVCGLYLLLLTVVAVGASHYMDNLEHATYDVSHLRSILFERDTWVLAMLYLGTFGSWIGFSFAFGQVLQINFVGTGQSHAQASLHAAEFAFIGPALGSVARIYGGRLADRVGGSRVTLAILAAMGLVTAFLVAISTHDDRTPGLTTAATMVGYVCGFMVLFILAGLGNGSVYKMIPSVFEARSHRLELPEADRLRWSQATSGAVIGFVAAFGALGGVGINLALRQSYLSTGTDTSAFWAFLAFYVSAAIMTWARYVRRPRSMDASLSGRQAHSEPARV; this is translated from the coding sequence ATGGCCCGCAATCACCGCATCTCGGACTGGAATCCGGAAGACACGGTGGCCTGGGAATCCGGCAACAAGAGGATCGCCCGCCGCAATCTGCTCTGGATCATCGCGTGTGATCACATCGCCTTTGGTGTCTGGACCCTGTTCCCGGTGATGGCGCTGTTCATGCCGCAGGATGCGTACGGCTTTTCCGCGGCCGACAAGTTCCTGCTGGGTGCCACCTCCACCTTGGTCGCGGCATGCCTTCGCATCCCCTACTCACTGGGCATCGCCACCTTCGGCGGGCGCAACTGGACGGTCTTCTCGGTCTTGGTGTTGCTTGTGCCCACCGCCGGCACGATCTGGCTGCTGGCCCACCCCGGCCTCCCGCTGTGGCCGTATCTGGTCTGCGCGGCACTCACCGGAATGGGCGGCGCCAATTACGCCGCGTCGATGACCAACACCAACTTCTTCTACCCGCACAGGCGCAAGGGCTTCGCGCTGGGCTTCAACGCCGGCGCCGGGAACCTTGGGGTGCCGATGATCCAGCTGGTGGGGCTGCTGGTTATCGCCACGGCCGGCCACCGCCAACCGTATTGGGTGTGCGGCCTCTACCTGCTGCTGCTGACGGTCGTCGCCGTGGGCGCGAGTCACTACATGGACAACCTCGAACACGCCACCTACGACGTCAGCCACCTGCGGTCGATCCTGTTCGAACGCGACACCTGGGTGCTCGCGATGCTGTACTTGGGCACCTTCGGCTCCTGGATCGGGTTCTCGTTCGCATTCGGCCAGGTGCTGCAAATCAACTTCGTCGGCACCGGCCAGAGCCACGCTCAGGCCTCGTTGCACGCCGCCGAATTCGCGTTCATCGGTCCGGCGCTCGGGTCGGTGGCCCGCATCTATGGCGGGAGACTGGCCGACCGAGTCGGCGGCAGCCGCGTCACCCTGGCAATCCTGGCCGCCATGGGGCTCGTCACCGCGTTCCTCGTCGCCATCAGCACCCACGACGACCGGACACCCGGCCTGACCACCGCGGCCACCATGGTCGGGTACGTCTGCGGATTCATGGTCCTGTTCATCCTGGCAGGGCTGGGCAACGGGTCGGTGTACAAGATGATTCCGTCTGTGTTCGAGGCGCGTAGCCACCGGCTCGAACTGCCGGAAGCGGACCGCCTGCGCTGGTCGCAAGCCACCTCGGGAGCGGTGATCGGATTCGTGGCCGCGTTCGGAGCGCTCGGCGGCGTGGGCATCAACCTGGCACTTCGCCAGTCCTACCTCAGCACCGGCACGGACACATCGGCGTTTTGGGCCTTCTTGGCCTTCTACGTCTCCGCCGCCATCATGACCTGGGCGCGGTATGTGCGTCGGCCCAGGTCGATGGACGCGAGCCTGTCGGGTCGGCAGGCGCACTCCGAGCCCGCCCGCGTGTGA
- the nirB gene encoding nitrite reductase large subunit NirB, whose translation MSADGISRAHCASRHIVVVGHGMVGHRLIEALRARDTEGLWRITVFAEEADAAYDRVGLTSYTESWDRKLLALPGNDYAGDERVRLVLNARVTEIDRAAKSVVTADGQRHGYDTLVLATGSYAFVPPVPGHDLAACHVYRTLDDLDAIRADAQRTVEAGRTPAGVVIGGGLLGLEAANALRQFGLQTHVVEMMPRLMAQQIDEGGGALLAKMVGDLGIAVHVGTGTESIEAVDHSDGVSSVRVRLTDGEVIDAGLVIFAAGIRPRDELARAAGLELAERGGVLTDLACRTSDPNIYAVGEVAAIGGRCYGLVGPGYTSAEVVADRLLDGAAEFGEADLSTKLKLLGVDVASFGDAMGVTENCLEVAINDAVKKTYAKLVLSDDAKTLLGGVLVGDASSYGVLRPMVGSELPGDPLALIAPVSGDGPALGIGALPDSAQICSCNNVTKGDLKCAIADGCADVPSLKSCTAAGTSCGSCVPLLKQLLEAEGVEQSKALCEHFSQSRAELFEIISATEIRTFSGLLERFGRGKGCDICKPVVASILASTGSDHILEGEQASLQDSNDHFLANIQKNGSYSVVPRVPGGDIKPEHLILIGQIAQDFGLYTKITGGQRIDMFGARVDQLPEIWRRLVDGGMESGHAYGKALRTVKSCVGTDWCRYGQQDSVQLAIDLELRYRGLRAPHKIKMGVSGCARECAEARSKDVGVIATEKGWNLYVGGNGGMTPKHAQLLASDLDTETLVRYVDRFVMYYIRTADRLQRTAPWVDSLEGGLDHVREVVCEDSLGLAEEFEAAMERHVRNYKCEWKGVLDDPDKLSRFVSFVNAPDEVDSTVEFTEHAGRKIPVSIGMPKIRTGAGEKS comes from the coding sequence ATGTCTGCAGACGGGATTTCGCGCGCGCACTGTGCGAGCCGTCACATCGTTGTAGTCGGGCACGGCATGGTGGGGCATCGGCTGATCGAGGCGCTCCGGGCGCGCGACACCGAGGGGTTGTGGCGCATCACGGTTTTCGCCGAGGAGGCCGACGCGGCTTATGACCGCGTCGGGCTGACCTCGTACACCGAAAGCTGGGACCGCAAACTGCTGGCGCTGCCGGGCAACGACTACGCGGGTGACGAGCGCGTTCGGTTGGTGTTGAACGCTCGCGTGACCGAGATCGACCGGGCAGCGAAGTCGGTTGTCACGGCCGATGGGCAGCGGCACGGCTACGACACGTTGGTGTTGGCCACCGGCTCCTACGCGTTCGTCCCGCCGGTGCCCGGCCACGACCTGGCGGCGTGCCACGTGTACCGCACGCTCGACGACCTCGACGCCATCCGGGCCGACGCGCAGCGCACGGTGGAGGCGGGTCGCACCCCGGCGGGCGTGGTGATCGGCGGTGGCCTGCTGGGTCTGGAGGCCGCTAACGCGCTGCGCCAGTTCGGGTTGCAGACGCACGTCGTCGAGATGATGCCGCGCTTGATGGCCCAGCAGATCGACGAGGGCGGCGGCGCGTTGCTGGCCAAGATGGTCGGCGACCTGGGCATCGCCGTGCACGTGGGCACCGGCACGGAGTCGATCGAAGCGGTCGACCATTCGGACGGGGTGTCGTCGGTGCGGGTGCGCCTGACCGACGGCGAGGTCATCGACGCCGGGCTGGTCATCTTCGCGGCCGGCATCCGGCCCCGTGACGAGCTGGCCAGGGCCGCGGGCCTCGAGCTCGCCGAGCGCGGCGGTGTGCTCACCGACTTGGCCTGCCGCACAAGCGATCCGAACATCTACGCGGTCGGTGAGGTGGCCGCGATCGGTGGCCGGTGCTACGGCCTGGTGGGGCCCGGTTACACCTCCGCCGAGGTGGTGGCCGACCGCCTGCTCGACGGTGCCGCGGAGTTCGGCGAAGCGGACCTGTCGACCAAGCTCAAGCTGCTCGGCGTCGACGTCGCCAGCTTCGGCGACGCGATGGGGGTGACCGAGAACTGCCTCGAGGTCGCCATCAACGACGCGGTCAAGAAGACCTACGCCAAGCTGGTGCTGTCCGACGACGCGAAGACCCTGCTCGGCGGCGTCCTGGTGGGTGACGCCTCGTCGTACGGGGTGCTGCGGCCCATGGTCGGCAGCGAGCTGCCGGGGGATCCGCTCGCGCTGATCGCCCCGGTCTCCGGCGACGGGCCGGCACTGGGAATCGGCGCACTGCCCGATTCCGCGCAGATCTGCTCGTGCAACAACGTCACCAAGGGCGACCTGAAGTGTGCGATCGCCGACGGCTGCGCCGACGTGCCCTCGCTCAAGTCGTGCACCGCGGCCGGAACTTCGTGCGGATCGTGTGTGCCCCTGCTCAAGCAGCTGCTGGAAGCCGAGGGCGTGGAACAGTCCAAGGCGCTGTGCGAGCACTTCAGCCAGTCGCGCGCGGAGCTCTTCGAGATCATCTCGGCCACCGAGATCCGGACGTTCTCCGGCCTGCTGGAGCGATTCGGCCGCGGAAAGGGTTGCGACATCTGCAAACCCGTGGTCGCGTCGATCCTCGCCTCCACCGGCTCGGACCACATCCTCGAAGGCGAGCAGGCCTCGCTGCAGGATTCCAACGACCACTTCCTGGCCAACATCCAGAAGAACGGCAGCTACTCGGTGGTGCCGCGGGTGCCCGGCGGTGACATCAAGCCCGAACACCTGATCCTGATCGGCCAGATTGCGCAGGACTTCGGGCTCTACACCAAGATCACCGGCGGCCAGCGGATCGACATGTTCGGCGCCCGGGTGGACCAGTTGCCGGAGATCTGGCGACGGCTGGTCGACGGCGGTATGGAGTCCGGCCACGCGTACGGCAAAGCGCTGCGCACCGTGAAGAGCTGCGTGGGTACCGACTGGTGCCGCTATGGTCAGCAGGATTCGGTGCAGCTGGCCATCGATCTGGAGCTGCGTTACCGCGGCCTGCGGGCTCCGCACAAGATCAAGATGGGGGTTTCGGGGTGTGCGCGCGAGTGCGCCGAAGCGCGCTCGAAGGACGTCGGCGTCATCGCCACCGAAAAGGGCTGGAACCTCTACGTCGGGGGCAACGGCGGCATGACGCCCAAGCACGCCCAGCTGTTGGCCAGCGACCTGGACACCGAGACGCTGGTCCGCTACGTCGACCGGTTCGTCATGTACTACATCCGGACCGCCGACCGGCTGCAGCGGACGGCGCCCTGGGTGGATTCGCTCGAGGGCGGCCTCGATCACGTGCGCGAGGTCGTGTGCGAGGACTCGCTGGGCCTGGCCGAAGAATTCGAGGCCGCAATGGAGCGGCACGTGCGCAATTACAAGTGTGAATGGAAGGGCGTGCTCGACGACCCGGACAAGCTGTCGCGGTTCGTCTCGTTCGTCAACGCCCCTGACGAAGTCGATTCGACCGTGGAATTCACCGAGCATGCCGGGCGCAAAATCCCCGTGTCCATTGGCATGCCGAAGATCCGTACGGGAGCTGGAGAGAAATCATGA
- a CDS encoding acyl-CoA-like ligand-binding transcription factor, which yields MPATDQPLGLRERKKIKTRHALRREAFRLFDANGYAATTVEQIADAAEVSPSTFFRYFGSKEALLLADDLDPLILAAFDAQPPELSPSQAIRRAYASTMAGLSPEQLEFENTRQRLIFSIPELKAALYDEYHRTVNVMAEAIGRRIGRPADDFEVRVFVGAMVGAMMTAYDSAPKTSETIYRALDFLDAGMPLG from the coding sequence ATGCCGGCGACTGACCAGCCCCTGGGGCTGCGCGAACGCAAGAAGATCAAGACCCGCCATGCCCTGCGCCGCGAGGCGTTCCGCCTGTTCGACGCGAACGGCTACGCCGCCACCACGGTCGAACAGATCGCCGATGCCGCCGAGGTGTCCCCCAGCACGTTCTTCCGCTACTTCGGATCCAAGGAGGCGCTGCTGCTGGCAGACGACCTCGATCCGCTGATATTGGCGGCGTTCGACGCCCAGCCGCCCGAGCTGTCACCCAGCCAGGCCATCCGTCGCGCGTACGCGAGCACGATGGCCGGCCTGTCGCCCGAGCAGCTGGAATTCGAGAACACCCGCCAGCGGCTGATCTTCTCGATCCCCGAGCTCAAGGCCGCTCTCTACGACGAGTACCACCGCACCGTGAACGTCATGGCCGAGGCGATCGGTCGTCGAATCGGCCGTCCCGCAGACGATTTCGAGGTCAGGGTGTTCGTCGGCGCGATGGTCGGCGCCATGATGACGGCGTACGACAGCGCACCGAAAACGTCCGAAACCATCTACCGGGCCCTGGACTTCCTGGATGCCGGCATGCCGCTGGGCTGA
- a CDS encoding uroporphyrinogen-III synthase — protein MGQPDTLPLTGYRIAVTSARRSEELCALLSRQGAEVCSAPAINMIALPDDDELHRNTEALIAEPPDILVAHTGIGFRGWLAAAEGWSLVNPLLKALSSARIVSRGPKATGALRAAGLHEEWSPESESSQEVLEYLLKSGVAGLRVAVQLHGAADAWDPFPEFLGGLRLAGAEVVPVRVYRWKPTPLGGTFDQLVTGIAGRQFDAVTFTSAPAAAAVLERSRELDVEDQLLSALRGEVHAMCVGPVTSKPLIRKGVPTSSPERMRLGALARHVAEELPLLGSCTVRAAGHTVDIRGTCVLVDGSIKVLSPSGMGILRALAKRPGDVVARGDLLRALPGNSNDPHAVDTAVLRLRTALGDKNIIATVVKRGYRLATEQRADTSWR, from the coding sequence ATGGGCCAGCCCGACACCCTGCCACTGACGGGTTACCGCATCGCGGTCACGTCGGCCCGGCGGTCCGAGGAGCTGTGCGCGCTGCTCAGCCGCCAGGGCGCCGAGGTATGCAGCGCGCCCGCGATCAACATGATCGCGCTGCCCGACGACGACGAACTGCACCGTAACACCGAAGCGTTGATCGCCGAGCCCCCAGACATCCTGGTAGCGCACACCGGCATCGGCTTCCGCGGGTGGCTGGCCGCGGCCGAGGGGTGGAGCCTGGTCAATCCGCTTCTCAAGGCGCTGTCGTCGGCCCGCATCGTCTCACGCGGGCCGAAGGCGACCGGCGCGCTGCGCGCCGCCGGCCTGCACGAGGAGTGGTCCCCGGAGTCCGAGTCATCGCAGGAAGTGCTGGAATACCTGCTCAAGTCGGGAGTGGCCGGGCTGCGGGTGGCGGTCCAGCTGCACGGCGCCGCCGACGCGTGGGACCCCTTCCCGGAATTCCTCGGGGGGTTGCGTCTGGCGGGCGCCGAGGTGGTACCCGTCCGCGTATACCGCTGGAAACCAACGCCATTGGGCGGCACCTTCGATCAGCTCGTGACCGGCATCGCGGGACGCCAGTTCGATGCGGTCACCTTCACGTCGGCGCCGGCGGCCGCGGCGGTGCTCGAGCGCAGCCGCGAGCTGGACGTCGAGGACCAACTGCTGAGCGCGCTGCGCGGCGAGGTGCACGCGATGTGCGTCGGCCCGGTGACCTCCAAGCCCTTGATCCGAAAGGGTGTGCCGACGTCGTCGCCGGAGCGAATGCGGTTGGGCGCCTTGGCCCGTCACGTCGCAGAGGAGCTGCCGCTGCTGGGTTCATGCACGGTGCGCGCCGCCGGCCACACGGTCGACATCCGCGGCACGTGCGTGCTGGTGGACGGTTCGATCAAGGTGCTGTCGCCGTCCGGCATGGGGATACTGCGCGCGCTCGCGAAGCGTCCCGGCGATGTCGTCGCCCGAGGTGACCTGTTGCGTGCGCTCCCCGGTAACAGCAACGACCCGCACGCCGTCGACACGGCCGTGCTGCGGCTGCGAACGGCTTTGGGGGACAAGAACATCATCGCGACCGTGGTCAAGCGCGGCTACCGCCTCGCGACCGAGCAACGAGCGGATACGTCATGGCGCTGA
- a CDS encoding sirohydrochlorin chelatase, translating into MALILVAHGTRRPEGVAMVEGLAAQASSLTGRPVEVAFVDVLGPTPSEVLARAKTTGRPAIVLPAFLSRGYHVRADLPAHVELSGHPNVIVTPALGPSGQVARLVGDQLIKCGWRPGDSVILAAAGTSDARARTDLHTTATLVSALTGSRVSLAFAAIGDPQLPEAVDEARRHARRTNARVVVASYLLADGLFQQGLRACGADLVSEPLGTHPGLTRLIANRFRRAMPPVLAPTARHASRRSSVQRLVHGRVMRPNSAA; encoded by the coding sequence ATGGCGCTGATCCTGGTCGCGCACGGCACCCGCCGGCCGGAGGGTGTGGCGATGGTCGAAGGGCTTGCCGCGCAGGCGAGTTCGCTGACCGGGCGCCCGGTGGAGGTCGCCTTTGTCGACGTGTTGGGCCCCACCCCCAGCGAGGTGCTGGCGCGGGCGAAGACCACCGGCCGGCCCGCCATCGTGCTGCCCGCGTTCCTGTCGCGCGGCTACCACGTCCGCGCCGACCTGCCGGCCCACGTCGAGCTCAGCGGACACCCCAACGTGATCGTCACGCCGGCCCTGGGCCCGAGCGGCCAGGTCGCCCGCCTCGTCGGCGATCAGCTGATCAAATGTGGTTGGCGTCCCGGCGATTCGGTGATTCTTGCGGCCGCGGGAACATCGGATGCCAGGGCACGCACCGACCTGCACACCACCGCGACGCTCGTCTCGGCGCTGACCGGGTCGCGGGTCAGCCTGGCGTTCGCGGCCATCGGGGATCCGCAGTTGCCCGAAGCGGTCGACGAGGCGCGGCGCCATGCGCGCCGCACCAACGCGCGCGTCGTGGTTGCCTCCTACCTGCTGGCCGACGGCCTGTTCCAGCAGGGGCTGCGCGCCTGCGGCGCCGACCTGGTCAGCGAGCCCCTGGGCACCCATCCCGGTTTGACCCGCCTGATCGCCAATCGATTCCGGCGAGCCATGCCGCCGGTACTCGCACCCACCGCGCGGCACGCTTCGCGCCGATCAAGCGTGCAGCGGTTGGTCCATGGCCGCGTCATGCGCCCGAATTCGGCGGCCTGA
- a CDS encoding 5-oxoprolinase subunit B family protein: MSVTDLTDNVSKDLPTELVGNTVLDFGDSALMLQCGSTAEVLAWAAQLRTAALPGVLDVVPAARTVLVKLDGPRFQGVVRQRLRKMRVTTEEAAASGRRADVVIDVVYDGPDLAEVAGHTGLSVAQVIDAHTSSLWRVGFSGFAPGFAYLVDGDARLRVPRHPEPRTSVPAGSVGLAGEFSAIYPRQSPGGWQLIGRTDAVLWDLERPEPALLTQGMWVQFRAV; the protein is encoded by the coding sequence ATGAGCGTGACGGACCTTACCGACAACGTGTCCAAGGACCTGCCGACGGAGCTGGTCGGCAACACGGTCCTGGACTTCGGCGACAGCGCGCTGATGCTGCAATGCGGCAGCACCGCCGAGGTTTTGGCGTGGGCGGCGCAGTTACGCACCGCGGCGTTGCCGGGCGTCCTCGACGTCGTGCCGGCCGCCCGCACGGTTCTGGTCAAGCTCGACGGCCCGCGTTTTCAGGGGGTGGTCCGTCAACGACTGCGCAAGATGCGGGTCACCACCGAGGAGGCCGCCGCTTCCGGTCGCCGTGCCGATGTGGTCATCGACGTCGTCTACGACGGCCCCGACCTCGCCGAGGTCGCCGGCCACACCGGGCTGAGCGTCGCGCAGGTGATCGACGCCCACACCAGTTCGCTGTGGCGGGTCGGGTTCAGCGGCTTCGCCCCGGGTTTCGCGTATCTGGTCGACGGCGACGCGCGGCTGAGGGTGCCCCGCCACCCGGAGCCGCGCACCTCGGTGCCCGCCGGCTCCGTCGGTCTGGCCGGCGAATTCAGCGCGATCTATCCGCGCCAGTCCCCGGGCGGTTGGCAACTGATCGGCCGCACCGACGCGGTGCTGTGGGACCTCGAACGGCCCGAGCCGGCGCTACTCACGCAGGGCATGTGGGTTCAGTTCCGGGCCGTCTGA
- the nirD gene encoding nitrite reductase small subunit NirD — protein MTLLNDIAVWTTACEYDRLIPGRGVGVLLDDGSQAALFRLDDGSVYAVGNVDPFSGAAVLSRGIVGDRGGRVTVQSPILKQAFSLEDGECLDDPNFSVPVYPARVTADGLVQVGRIAT, from the coding sequence ATGACACTTCTCAACGACATTGCGGTGTGGACGACGGCCTGCGAATACGACCGCCTGATCCCGGGCCGGGGGGTCGGCGTGCTGCTCGACGACGGGTCCCAGGCGGCGTTGTTCCGGCTCGACGACGGCTCGGTCTACGCGGTGGGCAACGTCGACCCGTTCTCCGGGGCGGCGGTGCTCTCGCGCGGGATCGTGGGAGACCGCGGCGGCCGGGTGACGGTTCAGTCGCCGATCCTCAAGCAGGCCTTCTCACTGGAAGACGGTGAATGCCTGGACGATCCGAACTTCTCGGTGCCGGTCTATCCGGCCCGCGTCACCGCCGACGGCCTCGTCCAGGTCGGCCGGATCGCCACCTAG
- a CDS encoding 5-oxoprolinase/urea amidolyase family protein yields MATLEILRTGPLAVVQDLGRPGLAHLGVTRSGAADRRAHQLANRLVANPDDRATVEVTFGGLAARVRGGDVDIAVTGADTDPTVDGKKFGTNSIQHVRDGQVIALGTPRAGLRTYLAVRGGIGVAPVLGSRSYDVMSAIGPAPLRAGDQLPVGAHTPDYPELDQAPVAAITAHVVELAVVPGPRDDWFVDPDALVHNDWVASDRSDRVGMRLVGRPLQHRYPDRQLPSEGTTRGAIQVPPNGLPVILGPDHPLTGGYPVIGVVVDEDIDKVAQVRPGQAVRLHWSRPRVLVGAQPGADVVGRPFS; encoded by the coding sequence GTGGCAACCCTGGAGATCCTTCGCACCGGACCGCTCGCCGTCGTCCAGGACCTCGGCCGTCCGGGACTGGCCCACCTCGGCGTGACTCGATCCGGGGCCGCCGACCGTCGCGCGCACCAGCTGGCCAACCGGCTGGTGGCCAACCCCGATGACCGCGCCACCGTCGAGGTGACGTTCGGCGGTCTCGCGGCCCGCGTGCGGGGCGGCGACGTCGACATCGCGGTCACGGGGGCCGACACCGACCCGACCGTCGACGGAAAAAAGTTCGGCACCAACAGCATTCAGCATGTCCGCGACGGGCAGGTGATCGCGTTGGGTACGCCCCGCGCCGGGCTGCGGACCTATCTGGCGGTGCGCGGCGGTATCGGCGTGGCGCCCGTGCTGGGCTCGCGCAGTTACGACGTGATGTCGGCCATCGGGCCGGCACCGCTGCGGGCGGGAGATCAGCTCCCCGTCGGCGCGCACACCCCGGACTACCCCGAACTGGACCAGGCCCCGGTGGCGGCGATCACCGCACATGTCGTGGAGCTGGCCGTGGTGCCCGGGCCCCGTGACGATTGGTTCGTCGACCCCGATGCCCTGGTGCACAACGACTGGGTGGCATCCGATCGCAGCGACCGCGTGGGAATGCGATTGGTGGGCCGCCCCCTGCAGCACCGCTACCCGGACCGCCAGCTACCCAGCGAGGGCACAACCAGGGGGGCAATTCAGGTGCCGCCCAACGGTTTACCGGTGATATTGGGGCCCGACCATCCGCTGACCGGCGGTTACCCGGTGATAGGCGTGGTGGTCGACGAGGACATCGACAAGGTCGCCCAGGTGCGCCCCGGCCAGGCGGTGCGCCTGCACTGGTCACGCCCCAGGGTCCTGGTGGGTGCCCAGCCGGGGGCCGACGTTGTGGGCCGGCCGTTTTCCTGA
- a CDS encoding TetR/AcrR family transcriptional regulator — protein sequence MPRREEPSRGLLDPVAKMLRLPFGTPEFIDRIVTGGANQVGRQTLRMLITTWDAAGGGPFAASAIASTGMAKTAETVQSMFVGPVFGPLLKLLGADKAATRASLCASQLVGLGIMRYGIRSEPLHSMSVDAIVDAIGPTMQRYLVGDITR from the coding sequence ATGCCCCGTCGCGAAGAGCCGTCGCGTGGGCTCCTCGACCCGGTCGCCAAGATGCTGCGGTTGCCGTTCGGCACACCGGAATTCATCGACCGGATCGTGACCGGCGGGGCCAACCAGGTGGGCCGTCAGACACTGCGCATGTTGATCACCACGTGGGATGCCGCCGGCGGCGGCCCCTTCGCGGCGAGCGCGATCGCCTCGACCGGGATGGCCAAGACCGCCGAAACCGTGCAGAGCATGTTCGTCGGCCCGGTTTTCGGCCCGCTGCTCAAGCTTCTGGGGGCCGACAAGGCCGCCACCCGCGCCTCGCTGTGCGCCTCGCAACTGGTGGGCCTGGGCATCATGCGCTACGGCATCCGCTCCGAGCCACTGCATTCGATGTCCGTCGACGCGATCGTCGACGCGATCGGTCCGACGATGCAGCGCTACCTCGTCGGCGACATCACCCGCTAG
- a CDS encoding ABC transporter substrate-binding protein — MRQGWNRRGFLQLAGAAAAAAAAAGPTACSSGKPSSDTGGGKSVTINHLFGKTVIKEPPKRVVSAGYTEQDDLLAVGVVPIAVTNWFGDQPFAVWPWAQPKLGGAQPVVLNLDNGIPVDQIAGLKPDLIVATNAGVDADTYQKLSAIAPTVPQSDGDAFFEPWKEQATIIGQAVFQADQMKSLIDAVDQKFTAVGKEHPNWTGKKALLMQGTLWQGTVVATIAGWRTDFLNQMGLVIADSIKPFGSDHRAVIPRDHVKEVLDSADVVIWTTESPDDQKALLADPDVAAAQATAQNRHIFTTKEQAGAIAFSSPLSYPLVADQLPPQLSKILG, encoded by the coding sequence ATGCGACAGGGTTGGAATCGACGGGGATTCTTGCAGCTCGCAGGGGCTGCGGCGGCCGCCGCGGCCGCCGCGGGTCCGACGGCGTGCTCGTCAGGTAAACCGTCGTCGGATACCGGCGGCGGCAAATCGGTGACGATCAACCACCTGTTCGGTAAGACCGTCATCAAGGAACCGCCCAAGCGCGTGGTCAGCGCCGGTTACACCGAGCAGGACGACCTGCTCGCGGTCGGCGTCGTGCCGATCGCGGTGACCAACTGGTTCGGTGATCAGCCGTTCGCGGTGTGGCCATGGGCCCAACCCAAGCTCGGCGGGGCGCAGCCGGTGGTGTTGAACCTCGACAACGGGATTCCGGTGGACCAGATCGCGGGCCTCAAACCCGACCTGATCGTGGCCACCAACGCCGGGGTGGACGCCGACACCTATCAGAAGCTCTCCGCGATCGCCCCAACCGTGCCGCAGTCGGACGGCGACGCCTTCTTCGAGCCCTGGAAGGAACAGGCCACCATCATCGGCCAGGCGGTGTTCCAGGCCGACCAGATGAAGTCGTTGATCGACGCCGTCGACCAGAAATTCACCGCCGTCGGCAAGGAGCACCCCAACTGGACCGGCAAGAAGGCGTTGCTGATGCAGGGCACGCTGTGGCAGGGCACCGTGGTGGCGACCATCGCGGGCTGGCGCACGGACTTCCTCAACCAGATGGGGTTGGTGATCGCCGACAGCATCAAGCCTTTCGGCAGCGACCACCGCGCTGTCATCCCCCGCGATCACGTCAAAGAGGTGCTCGACTCCGCCGACGTGGTCATCTGGACAACCGAGAGCCCCGACGACCAGAAGGCGTTGCTCGCCGACCCCGACGTCGCGGCCGCACAGGCGACCGCGCAGAACCGGCACATCTTCACCACCAAGGAGCAGGCCGGCGCGATCGCCTTCTCCTCACCGCTGAGCTACCCGTTGGTGGCCGACCAGCTGCCCCCGCAACTCAGCAAAATCCTCGGCTAG
- a CDS encoding Hsp20/alpha crystallin family protein: protein MSNPALWSRPAWDTDRWLRDFFGPAAAADWYKPATSGANPAFNPACEIVKDGDDAVVRVELPGVDVEKDVNVEVDRGRLVIHGERRDEHAEEKDGRTLREVRYGTFHRSFQLPAHVTGDAITASYDAGVLTVRVAGAYAGSQAKRIEITR from the coding sequence ATGAGTAACCCCGCATTGTGGTCGCGACCGGCCTGGGACACCGACCGGTGGTTGCGCGACTTCTTCGGCCCCGCCGCCGCGGCGGACTGGTACAAGCCGGCTACCAGCGGTGCAAACCCCGCTTTCAATCCGGCCTGCGAAATCGTCAAGGACGGCGACGACGCGGTCGTGCGCGTCGAGCTGCCCGGCGTTGACGTCGAGAAGGACGTCAACGTAGAAGTCGACCGTGGCCGTCTCGTGATCCACGGCGAACGCCGCGACGAGCACGCCGAGGAGAAGGACGGGCGCACCCTGCGTGAGGTCCGGTACGGAACCTTCCACCGGTCGTTCCAGCTGCCGGCCCACGTCACCGGCGACGCCATCACGGCCTCCTACGACGCCGGGGTGCTGACGGTGCGGGTCGCCGGCGCATACGCCGGAAGCCAGGCGAAGCGCATCGAGATCACCAGATAA